The DNA segment GCTTGTCGGTGGCGTCACGTAGGCTCGCGGGTACGGAGCATGAGTGATCCGAGTGGAGGGAGGGGCCCACGTGCTCATCGACACGTACGGCCGGGTGGCCACCGACCTGAGGGTGTCACTGACCGACCGGTGCAATCTGCGGTGCACCTACTGCATGCCCGAGGAGGGCCTGCAGTGGCTTGCCAAGCCCGACCTGCTGACGGACGACGAGATCGTCCGCCTCGTCGACATCGCCGTCGCCTCCCTCGGTGTCGAGGAGATCCGCTTCACCGGCGGTGAGCCCCTGCTCCGCCCCGGCCTGGTCGGCATCGTCGAGCGCGTCGCGGCCCTGGAGTCCCGTCCCCCGATGTCCCTCACCACCAACGGCATCGGTCTCGGCCGCACGGCTGCGGCCCTGAAGCAGGCCGGCCTGGACCGGGTCAACGTCTCGCTGGACACGCTCCGCCCGGACGTCTTCAAGACCCTCACCCGCCGCGGCCGTCACCAGGACGTCCTCGACGGTCTGTACGCGGCCCGCGAGGCCGGCCTGACCCCGGTGAAGGTCAACTCGGTCCTGATGCCGGGGCTCAACGACGACGAGGCCCCCGACCTGCTCGCCTGGGCCGTGGAACACGACTACGAGCTGCGCTTCATCGAGCAGATGCCCCTGGACGCCCAGCACGGATGGAAGCGCGACGGCATGGTCACCGCCGGCGACATCCTCACCTCCCTGCGGACCCGCTTCGAGCTGACCCCCGAGGGTGACGGGGCCCGGGGTTCGGCTCCGGCCGAGCGTTGGCTGGTCGACGGCGGCCCGCACCGCGTCGGCGTCATCGCCTCCGTCACCCGGCCGTTCTGCGCGGCCTGCGACCGCACCCGTCTCACCGCCGACGGACAGGTACGCACGTGCCTGTTCGCCTCGGAGGAGACGGACCTGCGTGCCGCCCTGCGCTCCGACGCCCCCGACGAGGAGATCGCCCGGATCTGGAAGCTGGCCATGTGGGGCAAGAAGGCAGGAGCCGGCCTCGACGACCCGGCCTTCGTCCAGCCGGACCGCCCGATGTCGGCGATCGGCGGCTGAGGGAACCGTCCGGGAGGCTTTGCGGAGCAGCCCTTTCCGAAGCGGCCGCTACACCCCTTCGGGCGTCTCCCACTCCTCGAAGCGCACGACGTCCTTCAGGAATCCGCGCACACCGAGGAACTGCGACAACTGTTCCCGGTGCTCCTCGCACGCGAGCCAGGTCTTGCGACGCTCCGGCGTGTGCAGCTTCGGGTTGTTCCAGGCGAGCACCCACACGGCGGCGGCACGGCAGCCCTTCGCGGAACAGATCGGCGTCTCGGGGTCAGGGTCCATCACACCACCGACCCTAACCTGATCAGCGCAGTGCGACGTCCCACGGGAAAAGCCGGATGGGGGAGAAGGAGCGCGAAAAAAAGGGGTGGAAAAGAGAAGGGAAAAGGCGACGCCGGGCAGCCACGGGGGGAGCTGCCCGGCGTCGGTCTGTCGCTCCGACGGGGGATGCGGAGCGCGTACGAAGTATGTCACGGGTCACCTCGCCCCCGGCACCGGAACAACATGATTGA comes from the Streptomyces sp. KMM 9044 genome and includes:
- the moaA gene encoding GTP 3',8-cyclase MoaA — translated: MLIDTYGRVATDLRVSLTDRCNLRCTYCMPEEGLQWLAKPDLLTDDEIVRLVDIAVASLGVEEIRFTGGEPLLRPGLVGIVERVAALESRPPMSLTTNGIGLGRTAAALKQAGLDRVNVSLDTLRPDVFKTLTRRGRHQDVLDGLYAAREAGLTPVKVNSVLMPGLNDDEAPDLLAWAVEHDYELRFIEQMPLDAQHGWKRDGMVTAGDILTSLRTRFELTPEGDGARGSAPAERWLVDGGPHRVGVIASVTRPFCAACDRTRLTADGQVRTCLFASEETDLRAALRSDAPDEEIARIWKLAMWGKKAGAGLDDPAFVQPDRPMSAIGG